One genomic segment of Hevea brasiliensis isolate MT/VB/25A 57/8 chromosome 3, ASM3005281v1, whole genome shotgun sequence includes these proteins:
- the LOC131178398 gene encoding uncharacterized protein LOC131178398 yields MEGGDHSEEQSVEAEVQGEAPALQNVSGSATPAPAPAPQFPAQFMQQMAAFFQQMAGNVPPQAQMPVPAAQPQPSARQYEKLMKFGATEFKGTVDPLEAEQWLERMERVFRKLQCTEEMKFEYSVSLLQGDAYEWWKTIPHSLVEPPVLTWSDFLREFRQKWVPDAYVDMKLQEFLSLKQGNRTVAEYERDFSRLSHYAGSLVSTPRDRCKRFEAGLRQSLRMQVVGFRHQNFAELISQALELEKIESEGAVKKGPQEKTEKTTEQASGSGSGKRKQFGGSSSRRGQGKFSGQRPPRSGQ; encoded by the coding sequence atggaaggaggagatcattccgaagaacaatctgttgaggctgaggttcaaggggaagccccagcactccagaatgtgagtgggtcagccactccagctcctgctccagcaccgcagtttcctgctcaatttatgcagcagatggctgccttctttcagcaaatggcgggtaatgtgccaccccaagctcaaatgccagtacctgcagcacaaccacagccctcagctcggcagtatgaaaaattgatgaaatttggggccaccgagtttaaaggcactgtggatccactggaagcagaacagtggttggaaagaatggaacgggtttttagaaagctgcagtgtacagaagaaatgaagtttgagtattctgtctccttattacaaggggatgcctatgaatggtggaagaccatcccccacagcctggtggagccacctgtgttaacctggtcagacttcttgagggagttccgacagaaatgggttcccgatgcatatgtggacatgaagttgcaagaattcttgagtttgaaacaagggaaccgaactgtagcagaatatgagagagatttttcaagactaagccactatgctggaagcttagtctccacccccagagacagatgcaagaggtttgaggctgggctaagacagagtctgagaatgcaagttgtgggattcagacatcagaattttgccgaattgatctcacaggccctagaactagaaaagatagaatcagaaggggcagtgaagaagggtccacaagagaaaactgaaaagactactgaacaagcatctggaagtggttctgggaagaggaaacagtttgggggatctagctcccgtagaggccAAGGcaaattttctggccaaagaccacctcggtctggtcagtaG